A genomic region of Lytechinus pictus isolate F3 Inbred chromosome 2, Lp3.0, whole genome shotgun sequence contains the following coding sequences:
- the LOC129269856 gene encoding uncharacterized protein LOC129269856 has product MAAATTTSPFEREVECSICHELFEDPRGLSCAHTFCFECVQRLTEGNRSIACPLCRKKTALPSNGAMGLTKNSLAQMLVDFVKKTGFADKRNIACQSEHDIRLRAEFFCKSCKSVVCGSCGMKYHREQSKHQTFPIDEVLKMEDNLRDLLEWGKNEEKEQGKRKELLELKQQKVTTRFSAVEAAIDHTFAEESKLLDDRKTSLKQQLWDMKRSIKTALQKQCDAEEETKTVTELNSLTEDILEGGVNALMEMHDEISSGYQSQKQNAVPTTLSDSLQHVSDLISSIKFQQELQKGMVGRIVSNTGNWMIGQVRFLCDRNSGVDSNCKPSSIIELSNGNLAVGFSTQKDIQIFDKSYQRIPNIRPLAAVTDMSQLSSIMDNDFLVLDEDGDVSRVYVSRKESMILFEGAIDLFEDDLGEDKPYLIAADDSIFALLYEDRVKSFSMEGVPDHTIKLPSRAGDKPLRMQIHGNSGGSDVPYLDILIANRESVRSVHCELAQCQRIVVSETSLHEMVAIHGRNIGHAVDKEGNLFVAYTQDDKFITIRKYVGGDLSKEEIVICDLQLMMDDGGTVLLASLSPTCLVMCTSQKMSVFTKPTVDEFVHGIFR; this is encoded by the coding sequence ATGGCTGCAGCTACCACTACATCGCCATTTGAGAGAGAAGTCGAATGTAGTATCTGCCACGAGTTGTTTGAAGATCCGCGGGGTTTATCATGTGCCCATACATTTTGTTTTGAGTGTGTACAAAGACTAACGGAGGGTAACAGATCGATTGCATGTCCTCTCTGCAGGAAGAAGACGGCTTTGCCAAGCAACGGGGCCATGGGTCTTACCAAGAACAGCCTCGCTCAAATGCTGGTGGATTTTGTAAAGAAAACTGGTTTTGCAGACAAGCGGAATATTGCATGCCAATCCGAACATGATATACGACTGAGAGCGGAGTTCTTTTGCAAATCGTGCAAAAGTGTAGTTTGCGGGTCATGCGGTATGAAGTACCACCGTGAACAATCAAAGCACCAAACATTCCCAATAGATGAGGTACTCAAAATGGAAGATAATCTTCGAGATTTACTCGAGTGGggtaaaaatgaagaaaaggagcAAGGCAAACGTAAAGAATTACTCGAACTGAAACAGCAAAAAGTGACCACCAGGTTCTCAGCAGTCGAGGCAGCTATTGACCACACCTTTGCCGAGGAGAGTAAACTTCTAGATGACAGAAAGACCAGCCTAAAGCAACAATTGTGGGATATGAAACGCTCTATCAAAACAGCGCTACAAAAGCAGTGTGATGCTGAAGAAGAGACTAAGACCGTAACAGAACTGAACAGCCTCACTGAAGACATCCTGGAAGGCGGTGTCAATGCTCTTATGGAAATGCATGATGAAATAAGCAGTGGATATCAGTCACAGAAACAAAATGCGGTGCCAACTACCCTTTCTGATTCACTGCAACACGTATCAGATTTGATTTCAAGCATTAAATTCCAGCAGGAATTGCAGAAGGGCATGGTTGGAAGAATCGTGTCAAATACAGGTAACTGGATGATAGGACAAGTCAGATTTCTTTGCGACCGCAACTCCGGAGTTGACTCCAATTGCAAACCTTCAAGCATCATTGAATTGTCCAATGGGAATTTAGCTGTAGGATTCAGCACACAGAAGGACATTCAAATATTTGATAAATCTTACCAGCGCATACCAAATATCAGACCATTAGCTGCTGTCACTGATATGAGCCAGCTGTCCAGCATTATGGACAATGATTTCCTAGTtcttgatgaagatggtgatgtcAGTCGTGTTTATGTCTCGCGAAAGGAATCTATGATTCTTTTTGAAGGAGCTATTGATCTCTTTGAAGACGATCTTGGAGAAGATAAACCATACTTGATTGCTGCTGATGACAGTATATTTGCTCTGTTGTATGAGGATAGGGTCAAGAGCTTCTCCATGGAAGGAGTACCTGATCACACCATTAAATTGCCATCTCGCGCTGGTGACAAGCCTCTTCGAATGCAGATCCATGGGAATAGCGGTGGCTCTGATGTGCCCTACCTTGATATCTTGATTGCCAATAGAGAATCAGTGAGGAGTGTCCACTGTGAGCTTGCACAGTGTCAAAGGATCGTTGTCTCTGAAACCAGCCTCCATGAGATGGTTGCTATCCACGGTAGAAACATTGGTCATGCCGTTGACAAAGAAGGCAACCTGTTCGTAGCCTATACCCAAGATGATAAATTCATCACGATAAGGAAGTATGTAGGGGGTGATCTGTCGAAAGAAGAGATTGTGATTTGTGACCTACAgttgatgatggatgatggtgGCACTGTCTTATTAGCTTCTCTCAGTCCAACGTGTCTTGTCATGTGCACATCCCAGAAGATGTCAGTTTTCACAAAACCTACCGTCGATGAGTTTGTCCATGGAATTTTTCGATAA